The DNA segment GCCAATGACAAAACCATTCTGGCGGATGAAGATGGAGAACACTCGGGTTGGATTGAAATTTACAATCCGACGGCGACGGCGGTGAATCTGGCGGGTTATTTTCTCACCGACGCCAAGAACGATCCAACGCAATGGGCTTTCCCGGCCACCAACCTGCCGGCGCAAGCCTATCTCGTCGTGTTCGCTTCCGGTAAAGACCGTTCGATGCCGGGTGCGACGTTGCACACGAATTTTCGTCTGAAAAATGCGGGCGAATACCTCGCGTTGGTGGGTCCCGGGCCAATCGTATTGCACGCTTTTGATCCCGCCTTCCCGCCGCAGCGCACTGACATTTCCTATGGACTGCTCGGAGCGGACCCCGCGCTCGTTCAGTATTTCGGTGTGCCCACGCCGGGTCAGGTCAACGACGCCACACGGCCGCCGCCTGACGCGCCACAATTTACTCAGGCGGGCGGCACCTTTACGCAGCCGTTTCAACTTGGTCTAAGCGCCAGCGAGCCGGGCGCTGAAATTCGTTACACCTTGGATGGTTCCGTGCCCACAGCGACCAACGGCATGCTCTATACCAGCCCCATCCTGATCACCACCACCACTCGCGTTCGCGCCGTCACCATTGAAGAAGACCGGGTGAGTCGCATCAGTGGCACGAGCTTCATCAAACTCGCGCCGGAGTTGGTCGGCTATACCTCGCCGTTGCCGATCATGGTCATTGAAAATTTCGGCGCGGGTGTCATTCCTCAAAAAGGTTGGACTTCCAGCGGCGCCGGCATCAAACAAGTGCATCGTCAATCTGCAACCTGGGCCACGTTCGAGCGCAGCGGTGGCGAAAGTTCGCTGACCAACCCGCCGCAAATGTTCACGCGCATCGGCATCCGGGGTCGCGGCGCGTACTCGTCGCAGTGGCAACAGAAACCGTATAGCGTCGAGGCTCAGGACGAGGAAGGTGAGGAGGCGGATGTTTCCCCGCTCGGCCTGCCCGCGCATGCGGATTGGGTGCTGTACTATCCTGATCCGGATCAGTCCCGCGATCCGGCATTGCTGTTCAACACCTTCGCCTACGAGCTGAGTCAGCACATGGGGAACTACGCGGTGCGCTTTCGCTGGGTGGAAGCTTTCGTCAACGATGACGGCGGGGAACTTACGCTGGCCGATCGGCGCGGGGTTTACGCCATTATTGAGCGGGTTTCCCGCGGCCAGGATCGGCTGAATTTCCAGAAGCTCTCCGCCGATGGCTCGACCGGCGGTTGGTTGCTCAACATTAATCGCATGGACCCCGAGCCGGAGGATGGTTGGCCGGCGGCCAATGGCGCGACTCAACCGCAGTTCTTTCATACGGCGGGACCGAATCGCATCGTGGAAACCGCCCCGAATACTTCCTACGGCACGGTGCCCGGCGACGATCAACCGCAGCAATGGAACGCCTACTTTAACTTTGATAATCCGAAGGGCTATTCGATCAATCCCGCTCAACGCGCCGCCATCGAAGCCTGGCTCAAACAGTTCGAGGATGTGCTCTATGACGATGCGCTCTGGCTCAATCCAACAAACGGATATCGCCGCTACATCGTCGAGCGGGACTTCATTGATTACTTCATCATGAACGTGCTGACCCGCAACGGGGACGGCCTGCTCATCAGCATGTTTCCGTGGAAGGGCGACGACGATAAACTGCGGATGGGGCCGAGTTGGGATTACAACTGGAGCGCGTACTACATCTCCGGGGGGCCAACGGGTTCGCTGATGCACCGTTCGGATCGGCTCTGGTATCCGCGTTTGTTTGCGGATCCAGATTTTCTGCAGGCTTACATTGATCGGTGGTGGGAGCTGCGGCGCGGCCCGCTGAGCAATGCCGCCATGACCGCCATCATTGACGGGCAGGCGGCGGAAATTACTCCGGCGGAGTCACTGTTGAACGGCATGCCCAGCGTTGGCGAATGGGACAATCGTTTGAACCAACTTAAAAACTGGCTCACGCAACGGGCCGATTGGATGGATGGAAATTACCTGCGCCCACCGACGTTCAACCAGGATGGCGGCGCGGTTCCGGACGGGTTCAACGTCACGCTGACCGGCACCGGCGGCACGATCTATTACACCACGGACGGTTCCGATCCGCGGGCCAGCGGCGGCGGTCTGTCTGCGGCGGCGCACGTTTATTCCGCTCCCCTCGTGCTCCACGCAACGACGCAGGTGCAGGCGCGAATCAAGAACGGCGGCGATTGGAGCGGATTGACCTCGGCTTTCTTTTATACGCCACAGAACCTGACGACGCTGGTCGTTACCGAAATCATGTATAACCCCGCGCCGTTCGGTTCGTGGACCAGTGACGATTTGGAATTCATTGAGCTTAAAAACACCGGCACTGAAACGCTCAACCTTGCCGGCGTGTCGTTCACGGCGGGAATCACCTTCACTTTTCCGGGCGGCAGTCTGTTGGCTCCGGGTGGGTTTGCGGTGCTTTCACCGAATGCGGCGGCGTTCCAGGCGCGTTATCCCGGTGTCGCTCTCGGAGGCGTTTACACCGGCAAACTCGCCAATGGCGGCGAGACGCTCCGGGTTTCCAGTGGCACCACGACGCTGTTTGATTTCGATTACAGCGATCGCGCGCCCTGGCCCCTCTTGGCGGATGGCTATGGTTTCTCCGCGGTGCCGCGCGATCCGGTGGCGCGTCCCAACTCCGGCAACGGCGCCAATTGGCGCACCAGTGCCGCGCCGGGCGGTTCACCTGGAGCGGATGATCCGGCCCCCGCCTGGCCCGACGTGGTCATCAATGAAATTCTGACTCACACGGATCTGCCAGAAGTGGATTCCATCGAGCTGTTCAATCCTTCCACTCAGCCGGTCAACGTGGGGGGCTGGTTTCTCAGCGATGACGGCGCCGCGCCCAAAAAATTCCGTATCCCCGATAACACCATTATCCCCGCGAACGGTTATCTGGTCTTTACCGAAGCGGACTTCAATCCCACGCCGCCGACCGCCTTTAACTTCTCGCTCAGTTCGCACGGGGAAGACCTTTATCTCACAGCGGCTGATGCGGCGGGCAACTTCACCGGTTACGGACCCGGCCTTAATTTTGGCGCCGCCGCCAATGGCGTCAGCTTCGGGCGTTATGTGAATAGCACCGGGGAGGAGCAATTTCCGGCGCAAATCACCACGACCTTGGGCGGCCCGAATTCTGGACCGCGCGTCGGCCCTGTGGTTTTTACCGAGATCATGTATCATCCCGCGCCGGGAGGTGAGGAATTCATTGAATTGCAAAACATCAGCACCACCGCCCAGCCGCTGTTCGACGTCGAAAATCCAACCAACACCTGGAAGTTGAAAGGATTGGCGTTTGATTTTCCCACGAATGTCGTGCTGCCGCCCGGTGGACTTGCGCTGATCGTCAATACGGACCCCGTTGCGTTTCGCGCCAAGTATTCCGTCCCGGTAAGCGTGCCAGTGCTGGGGCCGGTCAGCGGCCAGCTTCAAGACGGTGGCGAGCGATTACAACTGCAACGGCCCGATCGGCCCGATGACAGCGGCGTGCCCTACCTCACCGTCGAGGAGGTTCGCTACGACGACGAATTTCCGTGGCCTGCCGCCGCCAATGGCAGCGGCGCCTCGTTGCAACGAATCTTGCCAACCGCGTACGGTAATGATCCGATCAACTGGACTTCCGGTTCGCCCACGCCGGGCCAGTATCTCCTTACCGGCAAACCGCCCGTCATCATCCAAAAACCGCTCAGCCAGTCGGTTGTGCCCGGGGCAACGGTTACTTTGAGTGTGGCGATCACCAATACCGCCACTTTGCCGATTCACTATTCCTGGCAGCGTAACCAAGCGCCCGTGCCCGACGGTTCCGCCTGGTTGCAGAGCCACATCGCCTTCCTCACCATTCCCAACGCGCAACCGCCGTTCACCAACTACACCGTCTGGGTGACCAACACGGCCGGCGTGGCTCAGACCGTGGAGTCCCCGGCGATTCTTACCTTCCTGGCTGACGCGGACGGCGACGGGCTGCCGGACGTTTGGGAAAGCGCGCATGGGCTCGCGCCCAACAACGCGGCGGATGCGCAACTGGATCTGGATGGCGATGGCTTGTCGAACTGGCAGGAATATCTTGCCGGCACGGATCCCGCCGATCCCAACAGTTACCTAAAAATTGATTCCATCACCGCGGATGCGGTGGCGACATTGACCTTCCACGCTCGCGCCGATAAAACTTACACCATTGAATTTACCGACGCGCTTCCGGCGGCAAGCTGGACGCGCCTGACGGATCTCGTGGCCCA comes from the Verrucomicrobiia bacterium genome and includes:
- a CDS encoding lamin tail domain-containing protein, whose amino-acid sequence is MNVKLWSGILVLAGGVISASASLATYDALITSDAAGGLTPIARLTSALTFDGTDRAACDFGVSSGSVTMEFILEGDPGPTTSAYLAVGANGASNLRYELYNNTGQLGFTQLGVADYSFNPGVPCPTVPTHIAYVWNAGGRTMSLYRNGTLAGTCVNVDAGFQMPSGAGWLGANVGNTENMVGTVHRLTVYQGLVSEEVIKNHADQFNDIVHPPVIVNFTATPEVIYTPNSTTLEWDVQNADALRLNGADVSGLPGIILAPTVTTTYVLTATNNGGAVSKQLTVRVNPAPVIKTFSATPSYLNSGQTATLAWSVDFAQSLTIIPSLGDVTARTVNGIGSTNIQPPATTTYTLVAGNGFGSTNAQVRVHLVQPANHLVISELMANDKTILADEDGEHSGWIEIYNPTATAVNLAGYFLTDAKNDPTQWAFPATNLPAQAYLVVFASGKDRSMPGATLHTNFRLKNAGEYLALVGPGPIVLHAFDPAFPPQRTDISYGLLGADPALVQYFGVPTPGQVNDATRPPPDAPQFTQAGGTFTQPFQLGLSASEPGAEIRYTLDGSVPTATNGMLYTSPILITTTTRVRAVTIEEDRVSRISGTSFIKLAPELVGYTSPLPIMVIENFGAGVIPQKGWTSSGAGIKQVHRQSATWATFERSGGESSLTNPPQMFTRIGIRGRGAYSSQWQQKPYSVEAQDEEGEEADVSPLGLPAHADWVLYYPDPDQSRDPALLFNTFAYELSQHMGNYAVRFRWVEAFVNDDGGELTLADRRGVYAIIERVSRGQDRLNFQKLSADGSTGGWLLNINRMDPEPEDGWPAANGATQPQFFHTAGPNRIVETAPNTSYGTVPGDDQPQQWNAYFNFDNPKGYSINPAQRAAIEAWLKQFEDVLYDDALWLNPTNGYRRYIVERDFIDYFIMNVLTRNGDGLLISMFPWKGDDDKLRMGPSWDYNWSAYYISGGPTGSLMHRSDRLWYPRLFADPDFLQAYIDRWWELRRGPLSNAAMTAIIDGQAAEITPAESLLNGMPSVGEWDNRLNQLKNWLTQRADWMDGNYLRPPTFNQDGGAVPDGFNVTLTGTGGTIYYTTDGSDPRASGGGLSAAAHVYSAPLVLHATTQVQARIKNGGDWSGLTSAFFYTPQNLTTLVVTEIMYNPAPFGSWTSDDLEFIELKNTGTETLNLAGVSFTAGITFTFPGGSLLAPGGFAVLSPNAAAFQARYPGVALGGVYTGKLANGGETLRVSSGTTTLFDFDYSDRAPWPLLADGYGFSAVPRDPVARPNSGNGANWRTSAAPGGSPGADDPAPAWPDVVINEILTHTDLPEVDSIELFNPSTQPVNVGGWFLSDDGAAPKKFRIPDNTIIPANGYLVFTEADFNPTPPTAFNFSLSSHGEDLYLTAADAAGNFTGYGPGLNFGAAANGVSFGRYVNSTGEEQFPAQITTTLGGPNSGPRVGPVVFTEIMYHPAPGGEEFIELQNISTTAQPLFDVENPTNTWKLKGLAFDFPTNVVLPPGGLALIVNTDPVAFRAKYSVPVSVPVLGPVSGQLQDGGERLQLQRPDRPDDSGVPYLTVEEVRYDDEFPWPAAANGSGASLQRILPTAYGNDPINWTSGSPTPGQYLLTGKPPVIIQKPLSQSVVPGATVTLSVAITNTATLPIHYSWQRNQAPVPDGSAWLQSHIAFLTIPNAQPPFTNYTVWVTNTAGVAQTVESPAILTFLADADGDGLPDVWESAHGLAPNNAADAQLDLDGDGLSNWQEYLAGTDPADPNSYLKIDSITADAVATLTFHARADKTYTIEFTDALPAASWTRLTDLVAQPVDRDETVIDFDYHTNRFYRLVTPRRP